The proteins below are encoded in one region of Leptotrichia sp. oral taxon 215 str. W9775:
- a CDS encoding autotransporter-associated N-terminal domain-containing protein → MTNNLKKLEQDLRALAKRCKNISYTKGLLLSFLILGLLSFSEGLTSPEIKSTESSINQARKELNTSISDMKTLFREAKRENDKLLKGSNLELIQLMEQGDQVVKSPWSSWQYGMNYFYSNWRGTYKGKGDKKEKYPYEGIYRRSNDLFLRSISPNSRNYSRYVTRVYDDPLHSATTSTIGLSNASWGIESSVFDQEPVTTLNLLATVRPKEIKKQAPVVNLGTIEGPEEISFSINPPEVEISTPTIREVSFNPVTPVTTTLPGFLSFNMKMNSFCDGINSTNCDTAYIEGKRVTDSEIASVEDILDKKTNAASGYVWGNDSNKPAVMKNSAGKPFKIYFDVTEGKNVTVTKNLVIDSSAYRNDTDTNLILGNTSLNNKSGNQTAYFLLGGSRIGSLDAKNGSITNNAKVSLAGPYVTAFEIQTNNGAGTREIKNTGEINDEIEKIGYRGPNGLGGIKVPVKINNRYYYEGTNVEITANDMNYNGTSVNGVDQENTPGSFGNGIGGFARGADTGYFDANGIARSNYDNGGYMGYKIGLLLTHEDVDNGSTGINKLTNTGKINFSGSNSIGMQVDAEGSTPNVQVLNSGNGSISISGRSYGMKWDSRVHGNSTLENAGSITTGGGYSAGIAVIEQQGKTGTDSIRAYQGKVKNTGGITVNGSNSIGMYLKVNAQDNITNTGTINVNGTANIGMRVDKGSVTTDATGDPSAINKSNIVVKGTANIGMVSNGASKAQNTGGTITLTGTTGNSAGMYATGGGTVENTGTITGSGLTDTTGISVDTGSTGTSSGNISLSGSRIAGVYNAGTFTITGGNVTTNGTGASIYAKGTVNTDIKAGTITSSGGSVGLFADDTSTINLGTTTTAPTLVTNSGGLMFYNNPTSSAGAQTNKFNLLHDVSGTVNSGGLAFYLKDVNTATQLKTALDNMILNKDLILSLKNGSYLFTVKNSSIGAGTEMKLSELPGVTTSGLTSVGTRVKIDNATSGNDYKILKITGGNILVDEDVNLETVTDKYRRIDKESSSIKVASSKKIEGTSANQVAIGQRNTITANAADMKLINEGTIKLDGNKSTGIAGETGTIENKGIINVNGVESTGLYGADGSVITNDTAGKINIGSKGAGILAQNDLDGTLKTTGKITVENKGDITANSNGVKTIGIYADNANKSVGSTVKHTSGNIDLLNAKGSLGIYTNSLGLTSSGNIKVGDESAGVNAVNSTTVVSGGNVEVGTKSIGFILEGIGKTSTTTFDGQAAGTLKINGPNSVGYYLVNADANTTTNFKDNLAFNPGNNKYTYIYIKGNSATDKSKLVYNQAGKTIDTDGSVFIFGKDSDIKLDTAFTLTSAKDKVVAAYLKNSGTLTNEGSIDLSGDKAVALYGEAGGALVNNNIIKVGTNGVGIYNKGATTGENGANGVITLNGDYGIGMRSENATGNIENKGKIESSKLRAVGMSSSNGSNAVTNSRTIELSGQESIGLHTDNKGTAGHAVTNTGTITLVDANDEDKPNIGIYSEHSSDVIVNNGKIEAGKNTLGIYGKAGGNITLGASSETKVGDNGVAVFSTGGDITIANGAKLETGANNGVGVYYSGSNGTITNNTDKITIGDKSFGFVIKGGTNNKFFSNSTGTVDLPDNSVYLYSADTTGTTSTVKNYTNLRTTGGELAYGIYTNGGGENYGNMDMTQGKGHVGIYSYLPHPTGAVPATVTPNVFVNHGRIDVSASDLTVATDQKNGIGMAAGYVKQRTQVENVLDASGNVVIDPLTGAPKTETKIYRDVIGLGNIENRGVISVTTPNSIGMYAGGKGSIAKNYGRIELSGTDLNVGMFLEDGAEGYNYGTITTVGTGNVEQVGVAVLREAKFHNYGTVNIDAEDGIGIAIGGKLTLVNRGEFTISGNKKTATMHNGTGNVTASGEGAVAIATISDDSKIMGVLPVNQVGIVPKEGTYDAVVTYNGVEVPNVQTVDVIPELARGKTTIPTAPIGIYLDTTGVNATRPVNNLGLLSATGIKYADLIIGTEAAEQTNEKYLKLSKDLIAPYNDMILEAQRQGLRRWQIYSSSLTWMAKAVQNKNTQVIENLYLVKVPYTVWVGQQSTPINSTDTFNFAEGLDQRYGVEALGTRERKLFEKLNSIGNNEHILLSQAFDEMMGHQYGNTQQRMQATGSILDKEFTHLKNEWDNKSKQSNKIKTFGSRGEYKTDTAGIIDYTNDAYGVAYVHEDETIKLGNSSGWYAGAVHNRFKLKDIGKSKENTTMLKLGVFKTMSPSSDHNGSLQWTISGEGYASISDMHRRYLVVDDIFSAKSTYYTYGVALKNELSKEFRTSERTSIKPYGSLKLEYGRFNGIKEKTGEIRLEIQSNDYHSIKPELGIEFKYKQPMAVKTTFVTTLGLAYENELGKVGDVNNKGRVRFTTADWFGIRGEKDDRKGNFKADLNLGIENQRVGFTLNAGYDTKGKNVRGGIGFRAIY, encoded by the coding sequence ATGACTAATAATTTGAAGAAACTCGAACAAGATTTAAGAGCATTAGCAAAAAGATGTAAAAATATCAGTTATACAAAAGGATTGCTTCTAAGCTTTTTAATACTGGGATTGCTGTCATTTTCAGAAGGATTGACATCGCCTGAAATAAAAAGTACTGAAAGCTCAATAAATCAGGCAAGAAAAGAATTGAATACTTCAATTAGTGACATGAAAACACTCTTCAGGGAAGCTAAAAGAGAAAATGATAAGCTTCTGAAGGGATCTAATCTGGAACTGATTCAACTGATGGAACAGGGAGATCAGGTTGTAAAATCTCCATGGAGTTCATGGCAATATGGAATGAACTATTTTTATAGTAACTGGAGAGGAACATATAAAGGAAAAGGAGATAAAAAGGAAAAATATCCTTATGAAGGGATATATAGAAGAAGTAATGATTTATTCCTGAGATCGATATCTCCTAACAGTAGAAACTACAGCAGATATGTTACAAGAGTATATGATGATCCGCTGCATTCAGCAACTACATCAACAATAGGATTATCAAATGCATCATGGGGAATAGAATCATCAGTATTTGATCAGGAACCTGTGACTACATTGAATCTGCTTGCAACAGTAAGACCTAAGGAAATAAAAAAACAGGCACCAGTGGTAAATCTTGGAACAATAGAAGGGCCTGAGGAAATAAGTTTCAGTATTAATCCTCCTGAAGTGGAAATAAGTACTCCAACAATAAGAGAAGTGAGTTTTAATCCAGTGACACCTGTTACAACTACTTTACCAGGGTTCCTATCTTTTAATATGAAAATGAACTCTTTCTGTGATGGAATAAACTCTACAAATTGTGATACAGCCTATATTGAAGGGAAAAGAGTAACTGACTCTGAGATTGCTTCAGTGGAAGATATACTAGATAAAAAGACAAATGCGGCTTCAGGATATGTATGGGGAAATGACAGCAATAAACCTGCTGTTATGAAAAACAGTGCAGGTAAACCATTTAAAATCTATTTTGATGTTACAGAAGGTAAAAATGTAACTGTTACTAAAAATCTTGTAATAGATTCATCAGCATATAGGAACGATACGGATACAAATTTAATTTTAGGAAATACTTCTTTAAATAATAAAAGTGGTAACCAAACTGCATATTTTCTTTTAGGTGGTTCAAGAATCGGTTCATTGGATGCGAAGAATGGAAGTATAACAAATAATGCAAAAGTAAGTTTGGCAGGACCTTATGTTACTGCATTTGAAATACAGACAAATAATGGAGCAGGTACTAGAGAAATAAAAAATACTGGAGAAATAAATGATGAAATTGAGAAAATAGGATACAGAGGTCCGAATGGTCTGGGAGGAATTAAAGTTCCAGTAAAAATTAACAATAGATACTATTATGAAGGAACAAATGTAGAAATAACAGCAAATGATATGAACTATAATGGAACATCAGTTAATGGAGTAGATCAAGAAAATACACCAGGAAGTTTTGGAAATGGTATAGGTGGATTCGCAAGAGGAGCAGATACAGGTTATTTTGATGCAAATGGAATAGCCAGAAGTAACTATGATAACGGTGGCTATATGGGGTATAAAATTGGACTATTACTGACTCATGAAGATGTAGATAATGGTTCAACGGGAATAAACAAGTTAACAAATACTGGAAAAATAAATTTTTCAGGAAGTAATTCAATAGGAATGCAGGTTGATGCTGAAGGTTCAACACCAAATGTACAGGTACTTAATTCTGGTAATGGTTCAATATCTATTTCAGGAAGAAGTTATGGTATGAAATGGGACTCAAGAGTACATGGAAATAGTACACTTGAAAATGCAGGAAGTATAACTACTGGTGGTGGATACAGTGCCGGAATAGCTGTGATTGAGCAACAAGGAAAAACAGGAACAGATTCAATACGGGCATATCAAGGAAAAGTAAAAAATACAGGAGGAATAACTGTAAATGGTTCTAACAGTATAGGGATGTATCTTAAAGTGAATGCTCAAGATAATATTACAAATACTGGAACTATAAATGTAAATGGAACAGCAAATATTGGAATGAGAGTTGACAAAGGAAGTGTAACAACAGATGCAACAGGAGATCCTTCTGCTATAAATAAAAGTAATATAGTTGTAAAAGGGACAGCAAATATTGGAATGGTTTCCAATGGTGCAAGTAAAGCTCAAAATACAGGAGGTACAATAACTTTAACTGGAACAACAGGAAACAGTGCCGGAATGTATGCAACAGGTGGAGGAACTGTAGAAAATACAGGTACTATTACAGGAAGTGGATTAACAGACACAACAGGAATATCAGTTGATACAGGATCTACAGGAACAAGTTCAGGAAATATTAGTTTGTCTGGAAGTAGAATAGCAGGAGTCTATAATGCAGGAACATTTACCATAACAGGTGGAAATGTTACAACTAATGGAACTGGAGCATCAATTTATGCAAAAGGAACTGTAAATACTGACATTAAAGCAGGAACTATAACATCATCTGGAGGTTCAGTTGGACTTTTTGCAGATGATACATCTACTATAAATTTGGGAACTACTACAACAGCTCCTACACTAGTAACAAATTCCGGAGGATTAATGTTCTATAACAATCCTACTTCTTCTGCAGGAGCACAGACAAATAAATTTAATTTATTACATGATGTTAGTGGGACAGTAAATTCTGGGGGACTTGCATTTTATTTGAAAGATGTGAATACTGCAACTCAATTAAAAACAGCTTTAGACAATATGATTCTTAATAAAGATTTGATACTATCTTTAAAAAATGGAAGTTACTTGTTTACTGTAAAAAATAGTTCAATAGGAGCAGGAACTGAAATGAAATTATCTGAGTTACCTGGAGTAACAACATCAGGACTTACTTCTGTAGGAACTCGTGTAAAAATAGATAATGCAACTAGTGGGAATGACTATAAAATTTTGAAAATAACAGGTGGAAATATTCTTGTAGATGAGGATGTGAATTTGGAAACGGTTACTGATAAGTATAGAAGAATAGATAAAGAGTCTTCAAGTATAAAAGTAGCTTCAAGTAAAAAAATAGAAGGGACATCAGCAAATCAGGTTGCAATTGGTCAGAGAAACACAATTACTGCCAATGCGGCTGACATGAAACTTATAAATGAAGGTACTATAAAACTTGATGGAAATAAATCAACAGGAATAGCTGGAGAAACAGGTACTATAGAAAATAAAGGAATAATTAATGTAAATGGAGTAGAAAGTACAGGATTATATGGAGCAGACGGTTCTGTAATAACAAATGATACTGCAGGAAAAATTAATATAGGAAGTAAGGGAGCAGGGATACTTGCACAAAATGATTTGGATGGTACTTTAAAAACTACAGGAAAAATAACCGTAGAAAATAAAGGTGATATTACAGCTAATTCAAATGGTGTAAAGACTATAGGAATTTATGCTGACAATGCAAATAAATCAGTTGGGTCAACAGTAAAGCATACAAGTGGAAATATAGACTTATTAAATGCAAAAGGAAGTTTAGGGATATACACAAATAGTCTTGGACTGACGTCTTCAGGAAACATAAAAGTCGGAGATGAAAGTGCAGGAGTAAATGCTGTTAACTCTACAACAGTAGTTTCAGGAGGAAATGTTGAAGTAGGTACAAAATCTATAGGATTTATTTTAGAAGGTATTGGAAAAACATCAACAACTACTTTTGATGGGCAGGCTGCGGGAACACTGAAAATAAATGGACCAAATTCAGTAGGATATTATCTTGTAAATGCAGATGCAAATACAACTACAAACTTTAAAGATAATCTTGCATTTAATCCAGGAAACAATAAATATACTTATATCTATATAAAAGGAAACAGTGCAACAGACAAAAGTAAACTTGTTTACAATCAAGCAGGAAAAACTATAGATACAGATGGTTCAGTATTCATATTTGGTAAAGATTCTGATATAAAACTTGATACAGCATTTACTTTAACAAGTGCAAAAGATAAAGTTGTAGCTGCATATCTGAAAAATTCAGGAACTTTGACAAATGAAGGTTCCATCGACCTTTCAGGAGACAAAGCAGTTGCATTGTACGGAGAAGCTGGAGGAGCCCTTGTAAATAACAATATTATAAAAGTAGGAACAAACGGTGTCGGAATTTACAATAAAGGAGCAACTACAGGAGAAAATGGTGCAAATGGAGTAATAACTCTTAATGGAGATTATGGAATAGGAATGCGTTCTGAAAATGCTACTGGAAATATTGAAAACAAAGGTAAAATAGAAAGCTCAAAATTGAGGGCAGTAGGAATGTCATCAAGCAATGGTTCAAATGCCGTGACAAACAGCAGAACTATAGAACTTTCAGGACAGGAATCAATAGGACTTCATACTGATAATAAAGGGACAGCAGGGCATGCAGTAACAAATACTGGAACAATAACTCTTGTGGATGCAAATGACGAGGATAAACCTAATATTGGTATATATTCAGAACACTCAAGTGATGTAATAGTAAACAACGGAAAAATAGAAGCAGGAAAGAATACTTTAGGAATTTACGGAAAAGCTGGTGGAAACATAACTCTTGGTGCTTCTTCTGAAACAAAGGTTGGAGATAATGGAGTTGCTGTATTCTCAACAGGTGGAGATATTACTATTGCAAATGGAGCGAAACTTGAAACAGGAGCAAACAACGGAGTAGGAGTATATTATTCAGGAAGCAATGGAACAATTACAAATAATACTGATAAAATTACAATAGGAGATAAATCGTTTGGATTTGTAATAAAAGGTGGAACAAATAATAAATTCTTCAGTAACAGTACAGGAACTGTAGACTTGCCTGATAATTCAGTATACTTATACTCAGCTGATACTACAGGAACTACTTCAACTGTAAAAAATTATACAAACCTTAGAACTACAGGTGGAGAACTTGCTTATGGAATCTATACTAATGGTGGAGGAGAAAACTATGGTAATATGGATATGACTCAAGGAAAAGGTCATGTTGGAATATACAGCTACCTGCCACATCCTACCGGAGCGGTTCCTGCTACAGTAACTCCTAATGTATTTGTAAATCATGGAAGAATAGATGTTTCAGCTTCAGACTTGACAGTAGCTACTGACCAGAAAAATGGAATTGGAATGGCTGCAGGATATGTAAAACAGAGAACTCAGGTTGAAAATGTACTTGATGCCAGTGGAAATGTTGTAATAGATCCACTTACAGGAGCTCCTAAAACAGAAACAAAAATATATAGAGATGTAATAGGACTTGGAAATATTGAAAACCGTGGAGTAATATCAGTAACAACACCTAACAGTATAGGAATGTATGCAGGAGGAAAAGGTTCAATAGCTAAGAACTACGGAAGAATAGAATTAAGCGGAACAGATCTTAATGTAGGTATGTTCCTTGAAGACGGAGCTGAAGGATATAACTATGGAACTATAACAACAGTAGGAACTGGAAATGTTGAGCAAGTTGGAGTTGCAGTTCTGAGAGAAGCTAAATTCCATAACTATGGAACAGTAAATATTGATGCAGAAGATGGAATAGGAATAGCAATCGGAGGTAAACTGACACTTGTAAACAGAGGAGAATTTACAATATCCGGTAACAAGAAAACTGCTACAATGCATAACGGAACAGGAAATGTAACTGCTTCAGGAGAAGGAGCTGTGGCAATTGCAACAATATCTGATGATTCAAAAATAATGGGAGTACTTCCTGTAAATCAGGTAGGAATAGTACCTAAAGAAGGAACATATGATGCAGTTGTTACTTATAATGGAGTTGAAGTTCCTAATGTTCAGACAGTTGATGTAATACCTGAACTTGCACGTGGAAAAACTACAATTCCTACAGCACCTATAGGAATATATTTGGATACAACAGGAGTAAATGCAACAAGACCTGTAAATAATTTAGGATTACTGTCTGCAACCGGTATAAAATATGCAGATTTAATTATAGGAACTGAAGCTGCAGAACAGACAAATGAAAAATACTTGAAATTAAGTAAAGATCTTATAGCACCTTACAATGACATGATATTAGAGGCTCAAAGACAAGGATTAAGAAGATGGCAGATATATTCAAGTTCATTGACATGGATGGCTAAAGCAGTACAGAACAAGAATACTCAAGTAATAGAAAATCTATATCTAGTTAAAGTTCCTTATACTGTATGGGTAGGACAACAATCTACACCAATAAATTCAACTGATACATTTAACTTTGCAGAAGGACTTGATCAGAGATATGGAGTGGAAGCACTTGGTACAAGAGAAAGAAAACTGTTTGAAAAACTGAATTCAATAGGAAATAATGAACACATACTTCTGTCACAGGCATTTGATGAAATGATGGGACACCAGTATGGAAATACACAACAAAGAATGCAGGCTACAGGAAGTATTCTTGACAAGGAATTTACTCACTTGAAAAACGAATGGGATAATAAATCAAAACAATCTAATAAAATAAAAACATTCGGATCAAGAGGAGAATATAAAACTGATACAGCAGGAATAATCGATTATACAAACGATGCTTATGGAGTAGCTTATGTTCACGAAGATGAAACAATAAAACTTGGAAATAGTTCAGGATGGTATGCAGGAGCAGTACATAATAGATTTAAACTAAAAGATATAGGAAAATCAAAAGAAAATACAACAATGCTAAAACTTGGAGTGTTCAAAACAATGTCGCCTTCATCAGACCACAATGGAAGCCTACAGTGGACAATATCAGGAGAAGGATATGCTTCTATAAGTGATATGCATAGAAGATATCTTGTTGTAGATGATATATTTAGTGCAAAATCTACATACTACACTTATGGAGTGGCACTGAAAAATGAACTTTCCAAAGAATTCAGAACAAGTGAAAGAACAAGTATTAAACCATATGGAAGCTTGAAACTTGAATATGGAAGATTTAATGGAATAAAGGAAAAAACAGGAGAAATCAGACTTGAAATTCAAAGTAATGATTATCATTCAATCAAACCTGAATTAGGAATAGAATTTAAATATAAACAACCTATGGCAGTAAAAACAACATTTGTAACTACATTAGGACTGGCTTATGAAAATGAGCTTGGAAAAGTAGGAGATGTAAACAATAAAGGAAGAGTAAGATTTACAACGGCTGACTGGTTTGGTATAAGAGGAGAAAAGGATGACAGAAAAGGAAACTTTAAGGCAGACTTGAACCTTGGAATAGAAAATCAAAGAGTAGGATTTACATTGAATGCAGGATATGATACAAAAGGTAAAAATGTAAGAGGTGGAATAGGATTTAGAGCTATTTACTAG